Proteins found in one Microcoleus sp. FACHB-831 genomic segment:
- a CDS encoding Hsp20/alpha crystallin family protein, whose protein sequence is MALIRWQPFQETTTLRRQRERMFEEMSTVNGETQVNWRPAIELQDTEENVILRAQVPGVEAKNLDVRVTREAVVISGEHRYEKKEQQRGYFRSEFRYGNFQRVVPLPVYVQNDRVQAEFKDGILTLTLPKVTEVRDRVVKLNLAEDTNAAPAIADAPAAEANNTEATKPAELASVWD, encoded by the coding sequence ATGGCTCTTATTCGCTGGCAACCCTTCCAAGAAACCACAACCCTACGTCGTCAAAGGGAGCGTATGTTCGAGGAAATGTCAACCGTCAATGGTGAGACTCAAGTGAACTGGAGACCTGCGATTGAACTGCAAGATACAGAAGAAAACGTGATTTTGCGGGCGCAAGTTCCTGGTGTAGAAGCTAAAAACTTGGATGTGCGGGTTACTAGGGAAGCTGTTGTAATTAGCGGCGAACACCGCTACGAGAAGAAGGAACAACAGCGCGGCTACTTCCGTTCTGAGTTCCGTTACGGGAATTTCCAGCGCGTGGTTCCCTTGCCAGTTTACGTTCAAAACGATCGCGTACAGGCTGAATTTAAGGATGGCATCCTGACCCTAACTCTGCCCAAGGTAACGGAAGTTCGCGATCGCGTCGTCAAGCTTAATCTAGCAGAGGATACCAACGCCGCTCCAGCGATCGCCGACGCACCTGCTGCTGAAGCTAACAACACCGAAGCAACCAAACCCGCTGAACTAGCTAGCGTTTGGGACTAA